The Hirundo rustica isolate bHirRus1 chromosome 29, bHirRus1.pri.v3, whole genome shotgun sequence genome window below encodes:
- the ATP8B2 gene encoding phospholipid-transporting ATPase ID isoform X5 — protein MTILRQEQWMNVRVGDIIKLENNQFVAQADLLLLSSSEPHGLCYIETAELDGETNMKVRQAIPVTVELGDTSQLAHFDGEVICEPPNNKLDKFGGTLYWKENKYPLSNQNMLLRGCVLRNTEWCFGLVIFAGPDTKLMQNSGRTKFKRTSIDRLMNTLVLWIFGFLVCMGVILAIGNAIWEHEVGVCFQIYLPWDEGVHSAFFSGFLSFWSYIIILNTVVPISLYVRACCPAPVTPRHPPCSVEVIRLGHSYFINWDKKMYCAKRRTPAEARTTTLNEELGQVEYIFSDKTGTLTQNIMVFSKCSVNGHSYGEVQDMLSHKAELGERSKPVDFSFNPLADPRFQFWDPSLLEAVKLGDLHVHEFFRLLSLCHTVMSEEKSEGELLYKAQSPDEGALVTAARNFGFVFRSRTPKTITVQELGQAVTYQLLAILDFNNIRKRMSVIVRSPEGKIRLYCKGADTILLERLHPVNQDLSSITADHLNEYAGEGLRTLVLAYKDLEESYYRDWSERLHRAGSAPEAREDHLARLYDEVEHDMMLLGATAIEDKLQQGVPETIAILTLANIKIWVLTGDKQETAVNIGYSCKMLTDDMTEVFVVTGHTVLEVREELRKAREKMMDASRSVCNGFSYQKKLSSKLTSVLEAIAGEYALVINGHSLAHALEADMEVEFLETACACKAVICCRVTPLQKAQVVELVKKYKKAVTLAIGDGANDVSMIKTAHIGVGISGQEGIQAVLASDYSFSQFKFLQRLLLVHGRWSYLRMCKFLCYFFYKNFAFTMVHFWFGFFCGFSAQTVYDQYFITLYNIVYTSLPVLAMGVFDQDVPEQRSMEYPKLYEPGQLNLLFNKREFFICIAQGIYTSILMFFIPYGIFADATRDDGAQLANYQSFAVTVATSLVIVVSVQIGLDTGFWTAINHFFIWGSLAAYFAILFTMHSDGLFRMFPNQFRFVGNAQSTLAQPTVWLTIALTTVVCIMPVVAFRFLKLDLKPELSDTVRYTQLVRKKQKAQHRCMRHAGRVGSRRSGYAFSHQEGFGELIMSGKNMRLSSLALSSFAPRPSTSWIESLRRKKGSEGSGAGSPGCAADKTLRI, from the exons ATGACTAT CCTTCGGCAGGAGCAGTGGATGAATGTCCGTGTTGGAGACATCATCAAGTTGGAGAACAACCAGTTTGTGGCG CAGGctgacctcctcctcctctccagcagcGAACCCCATGGGTTATGCTACATAGAAACTGCAGAGCTGGATGG AGAGACCAACATGAAGGTGCGTCAGGCCATCCCCGTCACCGTGGAGCTGGGGGACACCAGTCAGCTGGCTCACTTTGACG GTGAGGTGATTTGTGAACCCCCCAACAACAAGCTGGACAAGTTTGGCGGGACACTGTACTGGAAGGAGAACAAGTACCCCCTGAGCAACCAGAACATGCTGCTGCGGGGCTGCGTCCTGCGCAACACCGAGTGGTGCTTTGGCCTCGTCATCTTTGCAG GACCTGACACGAAGCTGATGCAGAACAGCGGCCGGACCAAATTCAAGCGGACAAGCATCGACCGGCTGATGAACACACTGGTGCTCTGG ATCTTCGGGTTCCTGGTGTGCATGGGAGTGATCCTGGCCATTGGCAATGCCATCTGGGAGCACGAGGTGGGCGTCTGCTTCCAGATCTACTTGCCCTGGGACGAGGGGGTGCACAGTGCCTTCTTCTCTGGCTTCCTCTCCTTCTGGTCCTACATCATCATCCTCAACACTGTGGTGCCCATCTCGCTCTATGTGAG AGcgtgctgccctgccccagtGACGCCCAGACACCCTCCCTGCAGTGTTGAGGTGATCCGGCTTGGGCACAGCTACTTCATCAACTGGGACAAGAAGATGTACTGTGCTAAGCGCCGGACGCCTGCTGAAGCCCGCACCACCACCCTCAAcgaggagctggggcaggtggAGTATATCTTCTCTGACAAGACTGGCACCCTCACCCAGAATATCATGGTCTTCAGCAAGTGCTCGGTGAACGGGCACAGCTACG GTGAAGTGCAGGACATGCTGAGTcacaaggcagagctgggagag AGGTCAAAGCCTGTAGACTTCTCCTTCAACCCACTGGCAGACCCACGGTTCCAGTTCTGGGACCCCAGCCTGCTGGAAGCCGTCAAGCTGGGAGACCTCCACGTGCACGAGTTCTTCCGCCTGCTCTCGCTCTGTCACACTGTCATGTCCGAGGAGAAGAGTGAAG GGGAGTTGTTGTACAAGGCACAGTCCCCTGATGAGGGAGCGCTGGTCACAGCTGCCAGAAACTTTGGCTTTGTGTTCCGGTCGCGCACGCCCAAGACCATCacagtgcaggagctgggtcaAGCCGTCACCTACCAGCTGCTGGCCATCCTGGACTTCAACAACATCCGCAAGCGCATGTCCGTCATCG TCCGCAGCCCTGAGGGCAAGATCCGGCTGTACTGCAAAGGCGCTGACACCATCCTGCTGGAGCGGCTGCACCCTGTCAACCAGGACCTGAGCAGCATCACCGCCGACCACCTGAAT GAGTACGCTGGCGAGGGGCTGCGGACGCTGGTGCTGGCCTACAAAGACCTGGAGGAGAGTTACTACAGGGACTGGTCCGAACGGCTGCACCGAGCTGGCAGTGCCCCTGAGGCTCGTGAAGATCACCTGGCTCGGCTCTACGATGAGGTGGAGCATGATATGATG CTGCTTGGAGCCACAGCCATCGAGGACAAACTGCAGCAGGGGGTCCCCGAAACCATTGCCATCCTGACGCTGGCCAACATCAAGATCTGGGTGCTGACAGGGGACAAGCAGG AAACAGCTGTGAACATCGGCTACTCCTGCAAGATGCTGACAGATGACATGACAGAAGTGTTTGTGGTCACAGGCCACACTGTGCTGGAGGTGCGAGAGGAACTCAG GAAAGCCCGGGAGAAGATGATGGATGCATCGCGTTCTGTGTGTAATGGCTTCTCCTACCAGAAGAAACTCTCCTCCAAGCTCACCTCTGTGCTGGAAGCCATTGCAGGCGAATACGCCCTGGTCATCAACGGGCACAGCCTG GCCCATGCACTGGAGGCAGACATGGAGGTGGAATTCCTGGAGACAGCGTGTGCCTGCAAAGCTGTTATCTGCTGCCGTGTCACACCCCTTCAGAAAGCCCAGGTGGTGGAGCTGGTGAAGAAGTACAAGAAAGCTGTGACTTTGGCCATTGGGGATGGGGCCAACGATGTCAGCATGATCAAGA CTGCCCACATTGGGGTGGGCATCAGTGGGCAGGAAGGCATCCAGGCCGTGCTGGCCTCCGACTACTCCTTCTCCCAGTTCAAGTTCCTACAGCGCCTGCTCCTGGTGCATGGCCGCTGGTCCTACCTGCGCATGTGCAAGTTTCTTTGCTACTTCTTCTACAAGAACTTTGCTTTCACCATGGTCCACTTCTGGTTTGGCTTCTTCTGCGGCTTCTCAGCTCAG ACAGTGTATGACCAGTACTTCATCACTCTGTACAACATTGTCTACACATCGCTGCCTGTGCTCGCTATGGGTGTCTTTGACCAG GATGTGCCGGAGCAGCGGAGCATGGAATACCCCAAACTCTATGAGCCTGGGCAACTGAACCTGCTCTTCAACAAGCGGGAGTTCTTCATCTGCATTGCCCAGGGCATCTACACCTCCATCCTCATGTTCTTCATTCCCTATGGCATCTTCGCTGATGCCACCCGTGATGACGGTGCCCAGCTGGCCAACTACCAGTCCTTCGCTGTCACTGTTGCCACCTCCCTCGTGATTGTTGTCAGTGTGCAG ATTGGGTTAGACACAGGATTCTGGACAGCCATCAACCACTTCTTCATCTGGGGCAGCCTGGCCGCCTACTTTGCCATCCTCTTCACCATGCACAGCGACGGCCTCTTCCGAATGTTCCCTAACCAGTTCCGCTTTGTGG GTAACGCACAGAGCACGCTGGCCCAGCCCACGGTCTGGCTGACCATCGCCCTCACCACCGTAGTCTGCATCATGCCCGTTGTGGCCTTTCGCTTCCTTAAGCTGGACCTGAAACCAGAGCTCTCGGATACG gtgcgCTACACTCAGCTGGTACGAAAGAAGCAGAAGGCACAGCACCGGTGCATGCGGCACGCGGGGCGCGTGGGCTCACGCCGCTCTGGCTACGCCTTCTCCCATCAGGAGGGTTTTGGGGAGCTCATCATGTCTGGCAAGAACATGAGGCTCAGCTCCTTGGCGCTCTCCAGCTTTGCCCCCCGCCCCAGCACCAGCTGGATCGAGAGCCTGCGGAGGAAGAAGGGCAGCGAGGGCAGCGGTGCTGGCAGCCCCGGCTGCGCGGCCGACAAGACTCTCAGGATCTGA
- the ATP8B2 gene encoding phospholipid-transporting ATPase ID isoform X1, protein MERCAARPAAEEERRVRANAREYNEKFQYASNCIKTSKYNIVTFLPVNLFEQFQEVANTYFLFLLILQLIPQISSLSWFTTIVPLVLVLTITAVKDATDDYFRHKSDNQVNNRQSQVLIGGVLRQEQWMNVRVGDIIKLENNQFVAQADLLLLSSSEPHGLCYIETAELDGETNMKVRQAIPVTVELGDTSQLAHFDGEVICEPPNNKLDKFGGTLYWKENKYPLSNQNMLLRGCVLRNTEWCFGLVIFAGPDTKLMQNSGRTKFKRTSIDRLMNTLVLWIFGFLVCMGVILAIGNAIWEHEVGVCFQIYLPWDEGVHSAFFSGFLSFWSYIIILNTVVPISLYVRACCPAPVTPRHPPCSVEVIRLGHSYFINWDKKMYCAKRRTPAEARTTTLNEELGQVEYIFSDKTGTLTQNIMVFSKCSVNGHSYGEVQDMLSHKAELGERSKPVDFSFNPLADPRFQFWDPSLLEAVKLGDLHVHEFFRLLSLCHTVMSEEKSEGELLYKAQSPDEGALVTAARNFGFVFRSRTPKTITVQELGQAVTYQLLAILDFNNIRKRMSVIVRSPEGKIRLYCKGADTILLERLHPVNQDLSSITADHLNEYAGEGLRTLVLAYKDLEESYYRDWSERLHRAGSAPEAREDHLARLYDEVEHDMMLLGATAIEDKLQQGVPETIAILTLANIKIWVLTGDKQETAVNIGYSCKMLTDDMTEVFVVTGHTVLEVREELRKAREKMMDASRSVCNGFSYQKKLSSKLTSVLEAIAGEYALVINGHSLAHALEADMEVEFLETACACKAVICCRVTPLQKAQVVELVKKYKKAVTLAIGDGANDVSMIKTAHIGVGISGQEGIQAVLASDYSFSQFKFLQRLLLVHGRWSYLRMCKFLCYFFYKNFAFTMVHFWFGFFCGFSAQTVYDQYFITLYNIVYTSLPVLAMGVFDQDVPEQRSMEYPKLYEPGQLNLLFNKREFFICIAQGIYTSILMFFIPYGIFADATRDDGAQLANYQSFAVTVATSLVIVVSVQIGLDTGFWTAINHFFIWGSLAAYFAILFTMHSDGLFRMFPNQFRFVGNAQSTLAQPTVWLTIALTTVVCIMPVVAFRFLKLDLKPELSDTVRYTQLVRKKQKAQHRCMRHAGRVGSRRSGYAFSHQEGFGELIMSGKNMRLSSLALSSFAPRPSTSWIESLRRKKGSEGSGAGSPGCAADKTLRI, encoded by the exons ATGGAGCGGTGCGCGGCCCGCCCAGCCGCGG AGGAAGAGCGTCGAGTGCGAGCCAACGCGCGGGAGTACAATGAGAAGTTCCAGTACGCA AGCAACTGCATCAAGACCTCCAAGTACAACATTGTCACCTTCCTGCCTGTCAACCTCTTTGAGCAGTTCCAAGAAGTGGCAAACACctatttcctcttcctcctcatcctgcag CTGATTCCTCAGATCTCTTCACTCTCCTGGTTTACCACCATCGTGCCTTTGGTTCTTGTCTTAACCATCACAGCTGTCAAAGACGCCACCGATGACTAT tTCCGCCATAAAAGCGACAACCAGGTGAACAACCGGCAGTCTCAGGTCCTGATCGGTGGAGT CCTTCGGCAGGAGCAGTGGATGAATGTCCGTGTTGGAGACATCATCAAGTTGGAGAACAACCAGTTTGTGGCG CAGGctgacctcctcctcctctccagcagcGAACCCCATGGGTTATGCTACATAGAAACTGCAGAGCTGGATGG AGAGACCAACATGAAGGTGCGTCAGGCCATCCCCGTCACCGTGGAGCTGGGGGACACCAGTCAGCTGGCTCACTTTGACG GTGAGGTGATTTGTGAACCCCCCAACAACAAGCTGGACAAGTTTGGCGGGACACTGTACTGGAAGGAGAACAAGTACCCCCTGAGCAACCAGAACATGCTGCTGCGGGGCTGCGTCCTGCGCAACACCGAGTGGTGCTTTGGCCTCGTCATCTTTGCAG GACCTGACACGAAGCTGATGCAGAACAGCGGCCGGACCAAATTCAAGCGGACAAGCATCGACCGGCTGATGAACACACTGGTGCTCTGG ATCTTCGGGTTCCTGGTGTGCATGGGAGTGATCCTGGCCATTGGCAATGCCATCTGGGAGCACGAGGTGGGCGTCTGCTTCCAGATCTACTTGCCCTGGGACGAGGGGGTGCACAGTGCCTTCTTCTCTGGCTTCCTCTCCTTCTGGTCCTACATCATCATCCTCAACACTGTGGTGCCCATCTCGCTCTATGTGAG AGcgtgctgccctgccccagtGACGCCCAGACACCCTCCCTGCAGTGTTGAGGTGATCCGGCTTGGGCACAGCTACTTCATCAACTGGGACAAGAAGATGTACTGTGCTAAGCGCCGGACGCCTGCTGAAGCCCGCACCACCACCCTCAAcgaggagctggggcaggtggAGTATATCTTCTCTGACAAGACTGGCACCCTCACCCAGAATATCATGGTCTTCAGCAAGTGCTCGGTGAACGGGCACAGCTACG GTGAAGTGCAGGACATGCTGAGTcacaaggcagagctgggagag AGGTCAAAGCCTGTAGACTTCTCCTTCAACCCACTGGCAGACCCACGGTTCCAGTTCTGGGACCCCAGCCTGCTGGAAGCCGTCAAGCTGGGAGACCTCCACGTGCACGAGTTCTTCCGCCTGCTCTCGCTCTGTCACACTGTCATGTCCGAGGAGAAGAGTGAAG GGGAGTTGTTGTACAAGGCACAGTCCCCTGATGAGGGAGCGCTGGTCACAGCTGCCAGAAACTTTGGCTTTGTGTTCCGGTCGCGCACGCCCAAGACCATCacagtgcaggagctgggtcaAGCCGTCACCTACCAGCTGCTGGCCATCCTGGACTTCAACAACATCCGCAAGCGCATGTCCGTCATCG TCCGCAGCCCTGAGGGCAAGATCCGGCTGTACTGCAAAGGCGCTGACACCATCCTGCTGGAGCGGCTGCACCCTGTCAACCAGGACCTGAGCAGCATCACCGCCGACCACCTGAAT GAGTACGCTGGCGAGGGGCTGCGGACGCTGGTGCTGGCCTACAAAGACCTGGAGGAGAGTTACTACAGGGACTGGTCCGAACGGCTGCACCGAGCTGGCAGTGCCCCTGAGGCTCGTGAAGATCACCTGGCTCGGCTCTACGATGAGGTGGAGCATGATATGATG CTGCTTGGAGCCACAGCCATCGAGGACAAACTGCAGCAGGGGGTCCCCGAAACCATTGCCATCCTGACGCTGGCCAACATCAAGATCTGGGTGCTGACAGGGGACAAGCAGG AAACAGCTGTGAACATCGGCTACTCCTGCAAGATGCTGACAGATGACATGACAGAAGTGTTTGTGGTCACAGGCCACACTGTGCTGGAGGTGCGAGAGGAACTCAG GAAAGCCCGGGAGAAGATGATGGATGCATCGCGTTCTGTGTGTAATGGCTTCTCCTACCAGAAGAAACTCTCCTCCAAGCTCACCTCTGTGCTGGAAGCCATTGCAGGCGAATACGCCCTGGTCATCAACGGGCACAGCCTG GCCCATGCACTGGAGGCAGACATGGAGGTGGAATTCCTGGAGACAGCGTGTGCCTGCAAAGCTGTTATCTGCTGCCGTGTCACACCCCTTCAGAAAGCCCAGGTGGTGGAGCTGGTGAAGAAGTACAAGAAAGCTGTGACTTTGGCCATTGGGGATGGGGCCAACGATGTCAGCATGATCAAGA CTGCCCACATTGGGGTGGGCATCAGTGGGCAGGAAGGCATCCAGGCCGTGCTGGCCTCCGACTACTCCTTCTCCCAGTTCAAGTTCCTACAGCGCCTGCTCCTGGTGCATGGCCGCTGGTCCTACCTGCGCATGTGCAAGTTTCTTTGCTACTTCTTCTACAAGAACTTTGCTTTCACCATGGTCCACTTCTGGTTTGGCTTCTTCTGCGGCTTCTCAGCTCAG ACAGTGTATGACCAGTACTTCATCACTCTGTACAACATTGTCTACACATCGCTGCCTGTGCTCGCTATGGGTGTCTTTGACCAG GATGTGCCGGAGCAGCGGAGCATGGAATACCCCAAACTCTATGAGCCTGGGCAACTGAACCTGCTCTTCAACAAGCGGGAGTTCTTCATCTGCATTGCCCAGGGCATCTACACCTCCATCCTCATGTTCTTCATTCCCTATGGCATCTTCGCTGATGCCACCCGTGATGACGGTGCCCAGCTGGCCAACTACCAGTCCTTCGCTGTCACTGTTGCCACCTCCCTCGTGATTGTTGTCAGTGTGCAG ATTGGGTTAGACACAGGATTCTGGACAGCCATCAACCACTTCTTCATCTGGGGCAGCCTGGCCGCCTACTTTGCCATCCTCTTCACCATGCACAGCGACGGCCTCTTCCGAATGTTCCCTAACCAGTTCCGCTTTGTGG GTAACGCACAGAGCACGCTGGCCCAGCCCACGGTCTGGCTGACCATCGCCCTCACCACCGTAGTCTGCATCATGCCCGTTGTGGCCTTTCGCTTCCTTAAGCTGGACCTGAAACCAGAGCTCTCGGATACG gtgcgCTACACTCAGCTGGTACGAAAGAAGCAGAAGGCACAGCACCGGTGCATGCGGCACGCGGGGCGCGTGGGCTCACGCCGCTCTGGCTACGCCTTCTCCCATCAGGAGGGTTTTGGGGAGCTCATCATGTCTGGCAAGAACATGAGGCTCAGCTCCTTGGCGCTCTCCAGCTTTGCCCCCCGCCCCAGCACCAGCTGGATCGAGAGCCTGCGGAGGAAGAAGGGCAGCGAGGGCAGCGGTGCTGGCAGCCCCGGCTGCGCGGCCGACAAGACTCTCAGGATCTGA
- the ATP8B2 gene encoding phospholipid-transporting ATPase ID isoform X6, with protein MSVLETSSSWRTTSLWRETNMKVRQAIPVTVELGDTSQLAHFDGEVICEPPNNKLDKFGGTLYWKENKYPLSNQNMLLRGCVLRNTEWCFGLVIFAGPDTKLMQNSGRTKFKRTSIDRLMNTLVLWIFGFLVCMGVILAIGNAIWEHEVGVCFQIYLPWDEGVHSAFFSGFLSFWSYIIILNTVVPISLYVRACCPAPVTPRHPPCSVEVIRLGHSYFINWDKKMYCAKRRTPAEARTTTLNEELGQVEYIFSDKTGTLTQNIMVFSKCSVNGHSYGEVQDMLSHKAELGERSKPVDFSFNPLADPRFQFWDPSLLEAVKLGDLHVHEFFRLLSLCHTVMSEEKSEGELLYKAQSPDEGALVTAARNFGFVFRSRTPKTITVQELGQAVTYQLLAILDFNNIRKRMSVIVRSPEGKIRLYCKGADTILLERLHPVNQDLSSITADHLNEYAGEGLRTLVLAYKDLEESYYRDWSERLHRAGSAPEAREDHLARLYDEVEHDMMLLGATAIEDKLQQGVPETIAILTLANIKIWVLTGDKQETAVNIGYSCKMLTDDMTEVFVVTGHTVLEVREELRKAREKMMDASRSVCNGFSYQKKLSSKLTSVLEAIAGEYALVINGHSLAHALEADMEVEFLETACACKAVICCRVTPLQKAQVVELVKKYKKAVTLAIGDGANDVSMIKTAHIGVGISGQEGIQAVLASDYSFSQFKFLQRLLLVHGRWSYLRMCKFLCYFFYKNFAFTMVHFWFGFFCGFSAQTVYDQYFITLYNIVYTSLPVLAMGVFDQDVPEQRSMEYPKLYEPGQLNLLFNKREFFICIAQGIYTSILMFFIPYGIFADATRDDGAQLANYQSFAVTVATSLVIVVSVQIGLDTGFWTAINHFFIWGSLAAYFAILFTMHSDGLFRMFPNQFRFVGNAQSTLAQPTVWLTIALTTVVCIMPVVAFRFLKLDLKPELSDTVRYTQLVRKKQKAQHRCMRHAGRVGSRRSGYAFSHQEGFGELIMSGKNMRLSSLALSSFAPRPSTSWIESLRRKKGSEGSGAGSPGCAADKTLRI; from the exons ATGTCCGTGTTGGAGACATCATCAAGTTGGAGAACAACCAGTTTGTGGCG AGAGACCAACATGAAGGTGCGTCAGGCCATCCCCGTCACCGTGGAGCTGGGGGACACCAGTCAGCTGGCTCACTTTGACG GTGAGGTGATTTGTGAACCCCCCAACAACAAGCTGGACAAGTTTGGCGGGACACTGTACTGGAAGGAGAACAAGTACCCCCTGAGCAACCAGAACATGCTGCTGCGGGGCTGCGTCCTGCGCAACACCGAGTGGTGCTTTGGCCTCGTCATCTTTGCAG GACCTGACACGAAGCTGATGCAGAACAGCGGCCGGACCAAATTCAAGCGGACAAGCATCGACCGGCTGATGAACACACTGGTGCTCTGG ATCTTCGGGTTCCTGGTGTGCATGGGAGTGATCCTGGCCATTGGCAATGCCATCTGGGAGCACGAGGTGGGCGTCTGCTTCCAGATCTACTTGCCCTGGGACGAGGGGGTGCACAGTGCCTTCTTCTCTGGCTTCCTCTCCTTCTGGTCCTACATCATCATCCTCAACACTGTGGTGCCCATCTCGCTCTATGTGAG AGcgtgctgccctgccccagtGACGCCCAGACACCCTCCCTGCAGTGTTGAGGTGATCCGGCTTGGGCACAGCTACTTCATCAACTGGGACAAGAAGATGTACTGTGCTAAGCGCCGGACGCCTGCTGAAGCCCGCACCACCACCCTCAAcgaggagctggggcaggtggAGTATATCTTCTCTGACAAGACTGGCACCCTCACCCAGAATATCATGGTCTTCAGCAAGTGCTCGGTGAACGGGCACAGCTACG GTGAAGTGCAGGACATGCTGAGTcacaaggcagagctgggagag AGGTCAAAGCCTGTAGACTTCTCCTTCAACCCACTGGCAGACCCACGGTTCCAGTTCTGGGACCCCAGCCTGCTGGAAGCCGTCAAGCTGGGAGACCTCCACGTGCACGAGTTCTTCCGCCTGCTCTCGCTCTGTCACACTGTCATGTCCGAGGAGAAGAGTGAAG GGGAGTTGTTGTACAAGGCACAGTCCCCTGATGAGGGAGCGCTGGTCACAGCTGCCAGAAACTTTGGCTTTGTGTTCCGGTCGCGCACGCCCAAGACCATCacagtgcaggagctgggtcaAGCCGTCACCTACCAGCTGCTGGCCATCCTGGACTTCAACAACATCCGCAAGCGCATGTCCGTCATCG TCCGCAGCCCTGAGGGCAAGATCCGGCTGTACTGCAAAGGCGCTGACACCATCCTGCTGGAGCGGCTGCACCCTGTCAACCAGGACCTGAGCAGCATCACCGCCGACCACCTGAAT GAGTACGCTGGCGAGGGGCTGCGGACGCTGGTGCTGGCCTACAAAGACCTGGAGGAGAGTTACTACAGGGACTGGTCCGAACGGCTGCACCGAGCTGGCAGTGCCCCTGAGGCTCGTGAAGATCACCTGGCTCGGCTCTACGATGAGGTGGAGCATGATATGATG CTGCTTGGAGCCACAGCCATCGAGGACAAACTGCAGCAGGGGGTCCCCGAAACCATTGCCATCCTGACGCTGGCCAACATCAAGATCTGGGTGCTGACAGGGGACAAGCAGG AAACAGCTGTGAACATCGGCTACTCCTGCAAGATGCTGACAGATGACATGACAGAAGTGTTTGTGGTCACAGGCCACACTGTGCTGGAGGTGCGAGAGGAACTCAG GAAAGCCCGGGAGAAGATGATGGATGCATCGCGTTCTGTGTGTAATGGCTTCTCCTACCAGAAGAAACTCTCCTCCAAGCTCACCTCTGTGCTGGAAGCCATTGCAGGCGAATACGCCCTGGTCATCAACGGGCACAGCCTG GCCCATGCACTGGAGGCAGACATGGAGGTGGAATTCCTGGAGACAGCGTGTGCCTGCAAAGCTGTTATCTGCTGCCGTGTCACACCCCTTCAGAAAGCCCAGGTGGTGGAGCTGGTGAAGAAGTACAAGAAAGCTGTGACTTTGGCCATTGGGGATGGGGCCAACGATGTCAGCATGATCAAGA CTGCCCACATTGGGGTGGGCATCAGTGGGCAGGAAGGCATCCAGGCCGTGCTGGCCTCCGACTACTCCTTCTCCCAGTTCAAGTTCCTACAGCGCCTGCTCCTGGTGCATGGCCGCTGGTCCTACCTGCGCATGTGCAAGTTTCTTTGCTACTTCTTCTACAAGAACTTTGCTTTCACCATGGTCCACTTCTGGTTTGGCTTCTTCTGCGGCTTCTCAGCTCAG ACAGTGTATGACCAGTACTTCATCACTCTGTACAACATTGTCTACACATCGCTGCCTGTGCTCGCTATGGGTGTCTTTGACCAG GATGTGCCGGAGCAGCGGAGCATGGAATACCCCAAACTCTATGAGCCTGGGCAACTGAACCTGCTCTTCAACAAGCGGGAGTTCTTCATCTGCATTGCCCAGGGCATCTACACCTCCATCCTCATGTTCTTCATTCCCTATGGCATCTTCGCTGATGCCACCCGTGATGACGGTGCCCAGCTGGCCAACTACCAGTCCTTCGCTGTCACTGTTGCCACCTCCCTCGTGATTGTTGTCAGTGTGCAG ATTGGGTTAGACACAGGATTCTGGACAGCCATCAACCACTTCTTCATCTGGGGCAGCCTGGCCGCCTACTTTGCCATCCTCTTCACCATGCACAGCGACGGCCTCTTCCGAATGTTCCCTAACCAGTTCCGCTTTGTGG GTAACGCACAGAGCACGCTGGCCCAGCCCACGGTCTGGCTGACCATCGCCCTCACCACCGTAGTCTGCATCATGCCCGTTGTGGCCTTTCGCTTCCTTAAGCTGGACCTGAAACCAGAGCTCTCGGATACG gtgcgCTACACTCAGCTGGTACGAAAGAAGCAGAAGGCACAGCACCGGTGCATGCGGCACGCGGGGCGCGTGGGCTCACGCCGCTCTGGCTACGCCTTCTCCCATCAGGAGGGTTTTGGGGAGCTCATCATGTCTGGCAAGAACATGAGGCTCAGCTCCTTGGCGCTCTCCAGCTTTGCCCCCCGCCCCAGCACCAGCTGGATCGAGAGCCTGCGGAGGAAGAAGGGCAGCGAGGGCAGCGGTGCTGGCAGCCCCGGCTGCGCGGCCGACAAGACTCTCAGGATCTGA